In one Nicotiana sylvestris chromosome 8, ASM39365v2, whole genome shotgun sequence genomic region, the following are encoded:
- the LOC104220524 gene encoding uncharacterized protein, producing MGGGFRVLHLVRPFLSFLPEVQSADRKIPFREKVLYTVISLFIFLVCSQLPLYGIHSTTGADPFYWMRVILASNRGTVMELGITPIVTSGLVMQLLAGSKIIEVDNNVREDRALLNGAQKLLGILIAIGEAVAYVLSGMYGSVSQLGVGNAILIIIQLWFAGIIVICLDELLQKGYGLGSGISLFIATNMCENIIWKAFSPTTINSGRGAEFEGAVIALFHLLITRTDKVRALREAFYRQNLPNVTNLLATVLIFLIVIYLQGFRVVLPVRSKNARGQQGSYPIKLFYTSNMPIILQSALVSNVYFISQLLYRKYSGNFLVNLLGKWKESEYSGQSVPVGGLAYYITAPSSLADMVAHPFHAIFYIVFMLSACALFSKTWIEVSGSSARDVAKQLKEQQMVMPGHRESNLYKELNRYIPTAAAFGGVCIGLLTVLADLMGAIGSGTGILLAVTIIYQYFETFEKEKASEMGFFGL from the exons ATGGGAGGCGGATTCAGAGTGCTCCATCTCGTTCGTCCGTTTCTTTCATTCCTGCCTGAAGTGCAGAGTGCTGATCGAAAAATTCCATTCAGAGAGAAGGTTTTATACACTGTGATTTCTCTCTTCATTTTCCTGGTATGCAGTCAGTTACCTTTGTATGGCATACACTCCACAACTGGTGCCGATCCATTCTATTGGATGCGTGTTATCCTTGCTTCAAATCGTGGAACTGTGATGGAGCTAGGAATCACCCCCATTGTTACTTCGGGACTGGTTATGCAACTTTTAGCTGGGTCAAAGATCATTGAAGTTGACAACAATGTACGTGAGGACCGAGCACTCTT aaaCGGGGCACAGAAGTTATTGGGCATCCTCATAGCTATTGGTGAAGCAGTTGCATATGTTCTCTCTGGCATGTACGGCAGTGTTAGTCAACTTGGGGTTGGGAATGCTATACTGATAATCATCCAACTCTGGTTTGCTGGTATTATTGTTATTTGCCTTGACGAGCTTCTTCAAAAAGGATATGGTTTGGGATCCGGTATTTCACTTTTTATAGCTACCAACATGTG TGAGAACATCATCTGGAAAGCATTTAGTCCAACCACAATCAACAGTGGGCGTGGAGCTGAATTTGAAGGAGCTGTTATAGCTTTATTCCATTTATTGATCACTCGAACTGACAAGGTCCGTGCACTTCGTGAGGCATTCTATCGGCAGAACCTTCCAAATGTAACAAACTTGCTTGCCACAGTCTTGATCTTCCTTATTGTTATCTACCTCCAAGGCTTCCGTGTCGTCTTGCCTGTAAGGTCAAAGAATGCTCGTGGACAGCAGGGTTCATATCCAATTAAGTTGTTCTACACTTCCAATATGCCCATTATCTTACAGTCAGCACTTGTATCCAATGTTTACTTTATCTCCCAG TTGCTGTATAGGAAGTACAGTGGCAATTTCCTCGTGAACCTCTTGGGCAAGTGGAAAGAATCTGAATATTCTGGTCAATCTGTACCTGTCGGTGGTCTTGCCTATTATATTACTGCACCATCAAG CTTGGCGGATATGGTAGCGCATCCTTTCCATGCAATATTCTACATTGTATTCATGCTATCAGCATGTGCCTTGTTCTCAAAGACTTGGATCGAAGTTTCAGGGTCATCAGCAAGAGATGTGGCTAAGCAGTTAAAG GAACAACAAATGGTAATGCCTGGGCATAGGGAATCAAATTTGTACAAGGAGTTGAACCGCTATATACCAACAGCTGCAGCCTTTGGTGGCGTGTGCATTGGCCTGTTGACTGTGTTGGCTGATCTGATGGGCGCTATCGGTTCAGGGACAGGAATTCTGTTGGCTGTTACAATCATCTACCAATATTTTGAGACATTTGAGAAGGAAAAAGCCAGTGAAATGGGTTTCTTTGGTCTGTAA
- the LOC104220523 gene encoding protein DETOXIFICATION 18-like → MASEDSSSNPESPMLQSASLAGGGNERDISSNRWWAKVIDVKEAKNQLMFSLPMIVVNSCFYFINLVSVMFAGHLGKLELAASNLANSWAMVTGFSFMVGLSGALETLCGQGYGAKMYRMLGVHLQTSCIISFFFSIVIAVIWWFSDIILILLHQDPDIAKEAGVFLRFLIPGLFAYSFLQNILRFLQAQSIIMPLALCSVGSLVIHIGIAYALVNWTGLAFKGAALAASISIWISLLTLGIYVLFSKRFSHIRPNGFSFEPFHHILTNLKLALPSAAMVCLEYWAFELLVLLAGLMPSSGTNTSVVAMCVNTQNIAYMISYGLSAAASTRVANELGAGNTDRAKNAMVVTLKLSILLAIVVDIALGFGHNAWAGLFSDSTEIIHKFASMTPLLLISFVFDFIQGILSGVTRGCGWQHLAMYINLATFYFIGMPIAGLLAFKFKLHAQGLWLGLISGLACQSLGMLLLTFLTKWGKVEVSPNNNGENEPPA, encoded by the exons ATGGCTTCCGAAGATAGTTCATCTAATCCAGAAAGCCCCATGTTACAGTCAGCATCATTGGCCGGCGGTGGCAATGAAAGGGACATTTCATCAAACAGGTGGTGGGCAAAGGTGATCGACGTAAAAGAAGCTAAGAATCAGTTGATGTTTTCGTTACCTATGATTGTGGTGAACAGTTGTTTCTATTTCATTAACCTTGTGTCCGTCATGTTTGCTGGTCATCTTGGCAAGCTTGAGCTCGCTGCATCAAATCTTGCTAATTCCTGGGCTATGGTTACTGGTTTCTCTTTCATG GTTGGTCTAAGTGGTGCACTTGAGACATTATGCGGCCAAGGATACGGAGCAAAAATGTACAGAATGCTGGGAGTGCATCTACAAACATCATGCATCATATCATTCTTCTTTTCTATAGTGATTGCTGTTATCTGGTGGTTTTCTGATATAATTCTGATTTTACTCCATCAAGATCCTGACATAGCTAAAGAAGCTGGCGTGTTCTTGAGGTTCCTCATTCCTGGATTGTTTGCATATAGCTTTCTGCAAAACATCTTAAGATTTCTTCAGGCACAGTCAATCATCATGCCTCTGGCTTTGTGTTCAGTTGGATCTTTGGTTATCCACATTGGCATTGCCTATGCGTTGGTAAATTGGACAGGTCTTGCTTTCAAAGGAGCAGCATTAGCAGCTTCAATTTCGATCTGGATCTCACTCCTCACTTTGGGTATATACGTGCTTTTCTCCAAGAGATTCAGCCATATAAGGCCAAATGGTTTCTCATTTGAGCCATTTCATCATATTTTAACAAACTTGAAGTTGGCTTTGCCCTCTGCTGCCATGGTGTG TTTGGAGTACTGGGCTTTTGAGCTACTTGTGTTATTGGCTGGTTTGATGCCAAGCTCAGGAACAAATACTTCCGTAGTTGCAATGTG TGTAAATACGCAAAACATTGCCTACATGATATCTTATGGTCTGAGTGCAGCTGCGAG CACCAGAGTGGCGAACGAGTTAGGAGCTGGAAATACTGACAGAGCTAAGAATGCTATGGTTGTTACTCTCAAGCTATCTATTCTTCTTGCCATTGTAGTTGATATTGCTCTAGGTTTTGGGCATAATGCATGGGCTGGCCTCTTCAGCGATAGCACGGAGATAATTCACAAATTTGCCTCCATGACACCTCTCCTCTTAATCTCCTTTGTGTTCGATTTCATTCAAGGAATCCTATCAG GTGTGACTAGGGGATGCGGATGGCAGCATTTGGCTATGTACATCAACTTGGCAACTTTCTATTTCATTGGCATGCCAATAGCTGGTCTTCTTGCTTTCAAGTTCAAACTACATGCTCAG GGTTTATGGTTGGGATTGATTTCTGGTCTAGCCTGTCAATCTTTGGGCATGTTGCTACTGACTTTTTTGACAAAATGGGGGAAAGTAGAGGTCTCACCAAATAATAATGGAGAAAATGAACCTCCAGCCTAA